From the Bacillus tuaregi genome, one window contains:
- a CDS encoding sulfurtransferase TusA family protein, translating to MENPKAVCDGGDLDCGSGLLLIIKKAMDPLLDGEILEVRSRERTVVDDLPAWCRMVDHEFLGSEPGDNTTRYFIRKGSQQDLTSDLEAAKGYKWNVRVQAENALTAKVHSRNHTFVVGQPADFSAKVEAPSAIDYLLGALASDLSVGFKAQASRRNIELDQLEVSLKAGLENVLFHLELEDEGSPRIQEIKGSFYVSSPQSEEALEKLWETTLERSPLYQTLKQTMKIDIQFSIVY from the coding sequence ATGGAGAATCCAAAAGCCGTTTGCGATGGCGGCGATTTAGATTGTGGTTCAGGTCTATTGTTAATCATCAAAAAGGCCATGGATCCCTTATTAGATGGTGAAATATTAGAGGTTCGCAGCCGTGAACGGACGGTTGTTGATGATTTACCCGCCTGGTGCAGAATGGTTGATCACGAGTTTCTTGGCTCAGAGCCTGGAGACAATACAACTAGATATTTTATTCGTAAAGGTTCGCAGCAGGATTTAACCAGTGACCTAGAAGCAGCAAAAGGCTATAAATGGAATGTTCGCGTTCAGGCTGAAAACGCTTTAACCGCAAAGGTTCATTCTCGAAATCATACCTTTGTTGTTGGACAGCCGGCTGATTTCAGCGCGAAGGTTGAAGCCCCTAGTGCCATTGATTACTTACTTGGGGCACTTGCTTCCGATTTATCGGTTGGCTTCAAAGCACAGGCGTCTCGAAGAAATATTGAATTGGACCAATTAGAGGTCTCCTTAAAGGCTGGTTTGGAAAATGTATTATTCCACTTGGAGTTAGAGGATGAAGGAAGTCCGCGAATTCAAGAGATAAAAGGAAGCTTCTATGTTTCCTCGCCCCAGTCAGAGGAAGCATTAGAAAAGCTGTGGGAAACGACGCTTGAACGGTCCCCTCTTTATCAAACGCTCAAACAAACAATGAAAATCGATATACAATTTTCGATTGTCTATTGA
- a CDS encoding DsrE family protein produces MAGKFLVSLTSAKNDPDKATVGFVVANAAVASGQDTVVFLNVEGAYLASKGYNDDIHEEGFAPLKQLMEQFVEAGGTLWVCSPCYKKRNLNEEDLIEGATIVGGAKIVEFLSQGAASITY; encoded by the coding sequence ATGGCAGGTAAATTTCTAGTTAGTTTAACAAGCGCAAAAAACGATCCCGATAAAGCGACGGTTGGCTTTGTGGTAGCCAATGCGGCGGTTGCATCCGGTCAAGATACAGTGGTCTTTTTAAATGTGGAAGGAGCCTATCTAGCATCTAAAGGCTATAACGATGATATCCATGAAGAAGGCTTTGCTCCATTAAAACAGCTGATGGAACAATTTGTTGAAGCTGGCGGAACCCTTTGGGTGTGCAGCCCCTGCTACAAAAAACGTAATTTAAACGAAGAAGATCTAATTGAAGGCGCTACCATTGTGGGTGGAGCCAAAATCGTTGAATTTTTAAGTCAAGGCGCTGCTTCGATTACTTATTAA
- a CDS encoding sulfurtransferase TusA family protein: MKGTKKMAQPYIPVMTYDAGPTGCGELIMNLFLTMKKLNSGDIIEVISYDPGAREDLPAWCRLQKHQLLQRVDSGNISHYFIEKG; encoded by the coding sequence TTGAAGGGAACGAAAAAGATGGCGCAGCCTTATATACCGGTTATGACGTATGATGCGGGTCCAACCGGTTGCGGTGAGTTAATTATGAATTTATTTCTGACGATGAAAAAGCTGAATAGTGGAGACATCATTGAAGTCATTTCTTATGATCCAGGTGCACGTGAGGACCTTCCGGCATGGTGCCGTTTGCAAAAGCATCAGCTGCTACAACGAGTAGATTCAGGAAACATCAGTCATTATTTTATTGAAAAAGGTTAA
- a CDS encoding endo-1,4-beta-xylanase, which produces MVHTIGLSHRMAHKTIILVDALGNPVVGKDVTFKQTNHKFLFGSGIFNAIEVANKSVPADRLAFLEKKLDLFLDVFNFATLPFYWGEFPGYWGGFEPEKGKPRTKELMAAAKWLKNRNVTVKGHPLVWHTATAPWLLDLSNEEILKAQFARIQREVSDFRGLIDMWDVINEVVIMPIYDKYDNGITRIAKELGRVGMIKEMFAKTRAFNPGATLLLNDFNTSINYEILLDGCLSAGIQIDAIGIQSHQHQGYWGREKLEEVLDRFSPFGLPIHFTENTLLSGQLMPPEIVDLNDYQVTDWPSTPEFEERQAKEIEEMYTILFKHPLVEAISSWEFSDDGAWIHAPSGFVRSDNSPKPSYEVLKKLIKGDWYTNVTGRTDENGMVTFNGFLGDYELMYGDKKIGFKLEKNTGIERLTL; this is translated from the coding sequence ATGGTACATACAATTGGTTTATCGCATCGGATGGCACATAAAACTATAATTCTTGTTGATGCCTTAGGAAATCCTGTGGTCGGTAAAGACGTAACATTTAAACAGACAAACCATAAGTTCCTGTTTGGCAGTGGGATATTTAATGCCATTGAGGTAGCAAACAAAAGTGTACCAGCAGACAGACTTGCCTTTTTGGAAAAAAAATTAGATTTGTTTTTAGATGTTTTCAACTTTGCCACTCTGCCGTTTTATTGGGGAGAATTCCCTGGCTATTGGGGAGGGTTTGAGCCTGAAAAAGGAAAACCACGGACAAAAGAATTAATGGCCGCTGCCAAATGGTTAAAGAATCGGAACGTAACGGTGAAGGGACATCCTCTTGTCTGGCACACAGCAACAGCTCCATGGCTTCTCGATTTGAGCAATGAAGAAATCCTTAAGGCGCAGTTTGCTAGAATCCAACGTGAGGTCTCAGACTTTAGAGGATTAATCGACATGTGGGATGTAATCAATGAGGTTGTCATCATGCCTATCTATGATAAGTATGACAATGGGATAACTAGAATTGCAAAAGAACTGGGTCGTGTTGGAATGATTAAAGAAATGTTTGCGAAGACACGAGCATTCAACCCTGGTGCCACGCTCCTATTGAATGACTTTAATACATCGATTAACTATGAAATATTACTTGATGGCTGTCTAAGTGCTGGGATTCAAATCGATGCGATTGGGATTCAGTCACATCAGCATCAAGGATATTGGGGACGCGAAAAACTGGAAGAAGTATTGGATCGTTTCTCTCCATTTGGTCTTCCGATTCATTTTACCGAAAACACCTTGCTATCTGGACAGCTTATGCCTCCTGAGATTGTCGATCTTAATGATTATCAAGTAACCGATTGGCCATCAACTCCTGAATTTGAAGAACGACAGGCAAAAGAAATAGAAGAAATGTATACCATCCTATTCAAGCATCCATTAGTAGAAGCCATTAGCTCTTGGGAATTCAGTGACGATGGCGCTTGGATTCATGCACCTTCCGGATTTGTTCGAAGTGATAATAGTCCAAAACCGTCTTATGAAGTATTGAAGAAGCTAATCAAAGGTGATTGGTATACAAATGTGACAGGAAGGACGGATGAAAACGGAATGGTAACATTTAACGGATTCCTTGGTGATTATGAGCTTATGTATGGCGATAAGAAAATAGGCTTCAAATTAGAGAAAAATACCGGCATCGAACGGTTGACGCTCTAA
- a CDS encoding PepSY domain-containing protein gives MYEHYYQGNPTSMYRQRITMQQAKDIALQRVPGQVQHVDMDLENGVLVYEVFVLTPDNRIFEVEILAKSGRILKVDQENDFD, from the coding sequence ATGTATGAACATTATTATCAAGGCAACCCAACATCAATGTATAGACAAAGAATCACTATGCAGCAAGCGAAGGATATTGCGCTTCAACGGGTACCAGGACAGGTTCAACACGTTGATATGGATTTAGAAAATGGTGTTTTAGTTTATGAAGTTTTTGTCTTAACACCAGATAATAGAATTTTTGAGGTTGAGATTCTTGCTAAATCAGGCAGGATTTTAAAAGTCGATCAAGAAAATGATTTTGATTAA
- a CDS encoding VOC family protein, with the protein MKKNKLLRMDNVGIVVESLEDAISFFEEIGLNLEGRATIEGEWAGRVTGLGTQSAEIAMMVTPDGYSRLELSRFLTPTVISDHRTVPVNALGYLRVMFTVEDIDEMVSRLTKFGAKLVGEVVQYEDSYRLCYIRGIEGLLIGLAEELHNK; encoded by the coding sequence ATGAAAAAAAACAAATTACTAAGAATGGACAATGTCGGCATCGTTGTAGAATCTCTTGAGGACGCGATTTCTTTCTTCGAGGAGATTGGCTTAAACCTCGAAGGGAGAGCCACTATCGAAGGTGAATGGGCTGGTCGCGTAACCGGGCTGGGTACTCAGAGTGCAGAGATTGCGATGATGGTCACCCCAGATGGCTACAGCCGACTTGAACTTTCGCGATTTCTCACACCAACTGTTATTTCAGATCACCGGACAGTTCCTGTAAATGCACTCGGTTATCTACGAGTCATGTTCACGGTTGAAGACATTGACGAGATGGTTTCCAGACTTACTAAGTTTGGTGCTAAGCTCGTTGGCGAAGTGGTTCAGTACGAGGACTCCTATCGTCTCTGCTATATTCGTGGAATCGAAGGGCTTCTCATCGGTTTGGCGGAGGAACTCCATAATAAATAA
- a CDS encoding Vga family ABC-F type ribosomal protection protein produces MLILEANHIEKFIDDRKLLDVTHLQVHYGDRIGVVGRNGSGKTTLLSILAGEIEADKGEVKTSASRYLLPQLKETDPFRSGGEITKTYIDKALAMKAEILFADEPTTNLDAHNIKELEKHFRRYRGAIILVSHNRYFLDQICTKIWEMEAGEVKEFLGNYTSYVEQKELLRRQQQQEYEKYITKKRQLERAVIQKERKAQKMIKPPSKQMGTSESRIWKMQHATKQKKMHQNIKALETRVEKLERVEKPKDYPAVKMKLLNRDQIQGRNVLRVKDLSVSFGNHVLWKDASFAIKGGEKVAIIGNNGVGKTTLLKQILERVPAVTIAPAAKIGYFSQNLDTLDKHASILENVMSTTIQDETTVRTVLARLHFYREDVYKEVQVLSGGERVKVAFAKLFVSDCNTLILDEPTNYLDIDAIEALEELLINYEGAVLFVSHDCRFVQNIASKIIELSDQKVIEFPGSYKAFRERSQATERDYRKEELLKIEIKLTQIINDMNDEASNELEEEFQTLIYRRNQLRKEVNN; encoded by the coding sequence ATGCTGATTCTTGAAGCAAATCATATTGAAAAATTTATCGATGACCGGAAACTCTTAGACGTTACTCATTTACAAGTTCATTATGGGGATCGGATTGGTGTAGTTGGTCGTAATGGAAGCGGGAAAACGACCTTATTATCTATATTGGCTGGTGAAATAGAAGCAGATAAAGGTGAAGTGAAGACAAGTGCAAGTCGCTACCTATTACCTCAATTGAAGGAGACGGATCCTTTCAGAAGTGGTGGTGAGATAACAAAAACCTATATTGACAAGGCATTGGCGATGAAGGCGGAAATTTTGTTTGCTGACGAACCCACGACAAACCTTGATGCCCACAATATAAAAGAACTTGAAAAGCATTTCAGACGATATCGTGGGGCAATCATCCTTGTATCACATAACCGGTATTTTTTAGATCAAATTTGTACAAAAATATGGGAAATGGAAGCTGGAGAAGTGAAAGAGTTTCTCGGTAACTATACAAGTTATGTAGAGCAAAAAGAACTACTCCGTCGACAGCAACAACAGGAATATGAAAAATATATAACGAAGAAAAGGCAACTGGAGCGAGCGGTTATCCAGAAAGAACGAAAGGCGCAAAAAATGATTAAGCCTCCTTCAAAACAAATGGGAACTTCTGAATCCCGAATATGGAAGATGCAGCATGCGACTAAACAAAAGAAAATGCATCAAAATATTAAGGCTCTGGAAACACGTGTAGAAAAATTAGAGCGTGTGGAAAAACCAAAGGATTATCCGGCTGTTAAAATGAAGTTGTTAAACCGAGATCAAATACAGGGGCGCAATGTACTTCGGGTAAAAGACTTATCTGTATCCTTTGGGAATCATGTGCTTTGGAAGGATGCTTCTTTTGCCATTAAAGGCGGGGAGAAGGTTGCCATTATTGGCAATAATGGGGTCGGTAAAACAACATTGTTGAAACAAATTTTAGAAAGGGTACCAGCGGTTACGATAGCGCCCGCAGCAAAAATCGGCTATTTTAGCCAGAATTTAGATACGCTGGATAAACATGCGTCGATCTTAGAAAATGTCATGTCTACTACTATTCAGGATGAAACTACTGTTCGGACTGTACTCGCAAGATTGCATTTCTACCGTGAGGATGTTTATAAGGAAGTTCAAGTTCTAAGCGGTGGGGAACGTGTAAAGGTTGCTTTTGCAAAACTATTTGTTAGCGACTGTAATACGTTGATTCTGGATGAACCAACAAATTATTTAGACATTGATGCCATCGAAGCGTTAGAGGAGCTCCTAATTAACTATGAGGGGGCGGTGCTATTTGTATCTCATGATTGTCGTTTCGTGCAAAATATTGCATCCAAAATCATTGAACTATCCGACCAGAAGGTTATAGAGTTTCCTGGAAGCTATAAAGCGTTTAGAGAAAGATCCCAAGCGACAGAGCGTGATTATAGGAAGGAAGAGCTTCTTAAAATTGAAATCAAACTTACTCAAATCATTAATGATATGAACGACGAGGCATCAAATGAATTAGAAGAAGAATTCCAAACGTTGATTTATAGACGTAATCAGTTAAGAAAAGAAGTAAACAATTAG
- a CDS encoding GNAT family N-acetyltransferase, which translates to MNLKIRQEQIDDYEITEGVVKAAFAHAEHSDKKEHELVNRIRKSSEFIPRLSLVATDSSTNKILGHILLSKIIIKTDNQKVDSLALAPVSVLPEYQNKGIGGLLMTEAVKEAKELGYKSVIVLGHPEYYPKFGFKKASIWGIKSPFEVPDEAFMALELSENALHNVSGVVEYPSVFFE; encoded by the coding sequence ATGAATTTGAAAATAAGACAAGAACAGATAGACGATTATGAAATCACGGAAGGTGTTGTAAAGGCTGCCTTTGCTCATGCTGAACATAGTGATAAAAAAGAGCATGAATTAGTAAATCGAATCAGAAAATCGAGCGAATTCATTCCGAGATTGTCATTAGTGGCAACAGATTCAAGCACTAACAAAATACTGGGACATATTCTTTTATCTAAGATAATCATTAAAACAGATAATCAAAAGGTAGATTCACTTGCTCTTGCACCTGTTTCTGTCCTACCAGAGTATCAAAATAAAGGGATAGGTGGACTTTTAATGACCGAAGCAGTGAAAGAAGCGAAAGAACTAGGATACAAGTCAGTGATTGTCTTGGGTCATCCAGAATATTATCCGAAGTTTGGCTTCAAAAAAGCCTCCATATGGGGGATCAAATCACCGTTCGAAGTTCCAGATGAAGCATTCATGGCACTAGAACTAAGTGAAAATGCTCTCCATAATGTTTCAGGAGTTGTGGAATATCCAAGTGTGTTTTTTGAATAA
- a CDS encoding CopG family ribbon-helix-helix protein: MDTNLHIRISKDLKERFQQIAKENNKDTSSLVRDWIMDYVAQHQKSEEAIAAELYLVGYQLQQELGGRNHVSKDLAKQLQEYALTDQKEFTQLILNTYMDHDLTIPSVVTKIYKGYAYAQMFLFGLIGDKPKENV, translated from the coding sequence ATGGATACTAATTTGCACATACGCATATCAAAGGATTTGAAGGAAAGATTTCAACAAATTGCAAAGGAAAATAATAAAGATACCTCGTCCCTGGTACGTGATTGGATTATGGACTATGTAGCGCAACATCAAAAATCTGAAGAAGCTATTGCAGCAGAACTATATCTGGTAGGGTACCAATTGCAACAGGAACTTGGAGGAAGAAATCATGTAAGTAAGGATTTAGCAAAACAATTACAGGAATATGCCTTAACGGACCAAAAGGAATTCACGCAGCTAATTCTAAACACATATATGGACCATGATCTGACCATTCCTTCAGTTGTAACAAAAATATATAAAGGGTATGCATATGCTCAAATGTTTTTGTTCGGCCTAATTGGCGATAAACCAAAGGAGAATGTATAG
- a CDS encoding tetratricopeptide repeat protein — MTEPYNRMPLEELERLQEEWVYRDESEEDPDYRQEWVAEGIEIHKALVERRISDDKKAMYFRTLAELYLEYGRSEKMIQGNHRTAFRYLQRAARARPEKGDTFYHLAFLAEKMTWGREKWESAAFYAKEAMERGVDHDKKIKILCLLGKAYAELGFTNDAAECFNQSKRLDREDEYARFRASYSKKTKDSSTFVRLKGSGAPRSKRAEQEALLEKSRQGTCFVLETNRHGSILHGNDASMPLNPRQAEFIKLFFEWKEGLDKYDIINHTMSIRSRSPEAVKAQISRLRSEIKRGLEVDGKELIQTVGVRDEQKYMWNPALECHLLEKV; from the coding sequence ATGACAGAACCTTATAATAGAATGCCCCTTGAAGAGCTAGAAAGACTGCAGGAAGAATGGGTATACAGAGATGAATCAGAGGAAGATCCGGATTATCGGCAGGAGTGGGTGGCAGAAGGAATTGAGATTCACAAAGCACTGGTAGAGAGAAGAATAAGCGACGACAAAAAGGCGATGTATTTTCGAACGCTGGCTGAACTTTATTTAGAATACGGCCGTTCAGAGAAGATGATTCAGGGAAACCACCGTACGGCCTTTCGTTATTTGCAAAGGGCAGCCAGGGCGCGTCCTGAAAAGGGAGATACCTTTTATCATTTAGCCTTTTTAGCGGAAAAAATGACCTGGGGAAGAGAAAAATGGGAGTCTGCTGCCTTTTATGCCAAAGAGGCGATGGAAAGGGGAGTAGATCATGATAAAAAGATCAAAATCCTGTGCTTGCTTGGCAAAGCGTATGCTGAATTAGGTTTCACCAATGATGCAGCCGAATGCTTTAACCAATCGAAGCGTCTCGATCGTGAGGATGAGTATGCTCGTTTTCGCGCCTCCTATAGTAAAAAAACAAAGGATTCCTCAACATTTGTTCGCTTAAAAGGTTCAGGTGCTCCGAGGAGTAAGAGAGCAGAACAGGAGGCTCTCTTGGAAAAAAGCCGGCAAGGTACATGCTTCGTTCTCGAAACGAATCGTCATGGGTCCATCCTTCATGGCAATGATGCGTCGATGCCGTTAAATCCTCGTCAGGCAGAGTTCATTAAGTTATTTTTCGAGTGGAAAGAGGGCTTGGACAAATACGATATCATCAACCATACCATGAGTATACGGAGTCGCAGCCCGGAAGCGGTGAAAGCGCAAATCTCGCGTTTGCGATCGGAAATCAAAAGAGGGCTCGAGGTGGATGGGAAGGAACTGATTCAAACCGTCGGTGTAAGGGACGAACAAAAATACATGTGGAATCCAGCGCTGGAGTGCCATCTTCTTGAAAAGGTATAG
- a CDS encoding (deoxy)nucleoside triphosphate pyrophosphohydrolase, translating to MKKEIFVVGAVIIENGKILCAQRGPDKSLPLKWEFPGGKIEKGETPQEALLREIKEEMHCEIEIGEQVEYTVYDYDFGVVHLTTFICKLIEGVPVLTEHASIKWMSPSELITLDWAPADVPAIGKLAEMSFVG from the coding sequence ATGAAGAAAGAAATTTTTGTTGTAGGAGCAGTAATCATTGAAAATGGGAAAATTTTATGTGCTCAAAGAGGCCCAGATAAGTCTTTGCCTCTTAAATGGGAGTTTCCTGGTGGGAAAATTGAGAAAGGGGAAACGCCACAAGAAGCATTATTACGTGAAATTAAGGAAGAAATGCATTGTGAAATAGAGATAGGAGAACAAGTCGAGTATACAGTTTATGATTATGATTTTGGAGTTGTCCATTTAACTACATTTATCTGTAAACTGATTGAAGGGGTACCTGTTCTAACTGAACACGCTTCTATAAAATGGATGTCGCCAAGTGAGCTAATAACATTAGATTGGGCACCTGCAGATGTGCCAGCTATTGGAAAGTTAGCAGAGATGTCTTTCGTTGGTTAA